Proteins encoded within one genomic window of Cucumis sativus cultivar 9930 chromosome 3, Cucumber_9930_V3, whole genome shotgun sequence:
- the LOC116402434 gene encoding uncharacterized protein LOC116402434, producing the protein MAVFYILPPKLKRFHVHHSSRKVGLEVSGWEGSTADSRILRDAIARPNGLHVSQEWQGAENAPATAKEYFNMKHSVARNVIERVFDLLKGRWAILRGKSYYLVQIQCRTILACCLLYNLINREMMNVDFIDDVDKGDSTYATIGGDDTQFIENLNECTHWMDDLAVEMFNQWQLCSE; encoded by the exons ATGGCTGTGTTTTACATTTTGCCTCCGAAACTCAAGCGCTTCCATGTTCACCACTCTTCTAG AAAGGTAGGGTTGGAGGTAAGTGGTTGGGAAGGGTCCACAGCAGATTCGCGCATTCTTCGAGATGCTATTGCACGACCAAATGGGCTGCATGTTTCTCAAG AGTGGCAAGGAGCGGAAAATGCCCCTGCCACCGCGAAAGAGTACTTCAACATGAAACATTCTGTCGCTAGGAATGTTATTGAACGAGTGTTCGATTTGTTGAAGGGTCGATGGGCAATCCTTCGCGGTAAGTCATACTATCTCGTGCAAATTCAATGTCGAACAATTTTAGCGTGTTGCTTACTATACAATCTCATCAACCGCGAGATGATGAATGTCGATTTCATTGACGATGTTGACAAGGGAGACTCCACCTACGCAACGATTGGAGGTGATGACACTCAATTCATTGAGAATTTAAATGAATGCACGCACTGGATGGATGATTTGGCTGTCGAGATGTTTAATCAATGGCAGTTATGTAGTGAATAG
- the LOC101217544 gene encoding 60S ribosomal protein L8: MGRVIRAQRKGAGSVFRSHTHHRKGPARFRSLDFGERNGYLKGVVSEIIHDPGRGAPLARVTFRHPFRYKHQKELFIAAEGMYTGQFVYCGKKANLVVGNVLPVRAIPEGAVVCNVEHHVGDRGVFARCSGDYAIVISHNPDNDTSRIKLPSGAKKIVPSGCRAMIGQVAGGGRTEKPLLKAGNAYHKFRVKRNCWPKVRGVAMNPVEHPHGGGNHQHIGHASTVRRDAPPGQKVGLIAARRTGRLRGQAAATAAKADKA, translated from the exons ATGGGTCGTGTGATCAGAGCTCAACGTAAGGGTGCGGGATCTGTCTTCCGCTCTCACACTCACCACCGGAAGGGCCCGGCCCGTTTCCGGTCACTCGACTTCGGCGAGCGTAATGGGTACCTGAAAGGTGTGGTCAGTGAAATCATTCACGATCCGGGCAGAGGTGCGCCGTTGGCTCGTGTTACCTTCCGCCATCCCTTCCGCTACAAACACCAGAAGGAACTTTTCATCGCCGCTGAGGGTATGTACACTGGTCAGTTCGTTTACTGTGGGAAAAAGGCTAATCTTGTTGTTGGTAATGTGCTCCCCGTTAGAGCCATTCCTGAAGGAGCTGTGGTTTGTAATGTGGAGCACCATGTTGGCGACAGAGGTGTGTTTGCTAGATGCTCTGGTGATTATGCTATTGTTATCAGCCACAACCCAGATAATGATACCAGCAG GATTAAGCTACCATCTGGAGCCAAGAAGATTGTACCCAGTGGATGCCGTGCTATGATTGGTCAGGTTGCTGGAGGAGGAAGAACAGAGAAGCCTCTTCTTAAGGCAGGTAATGCTTACCACAAGTTCCGAGTCAAGCGTAACTGCTGGCCGAAGGTGCGTGGTGTTGCTATGAATCCAGTTGAACATCCCCATGGTGGTGGTAACCATCAACATATTGGTCACGCCAGTACTGTCCGCCGTGATGCTCCTCCTGGTCAAAAGGTTGGTCTCATTGCTGCCAGAAGAACTGGTCGGCTCCGAGGACAGGCTGCTGCTACTGCTGCCAAGGCTGACAAGGCTTAG
- the LOC101217072 gene encoding organelle RRM domain-containing protein 2, mitochondrial has translation MALRSAAASAPRSLRKLITRTSTRTLPIISQAIHDWEKPEPSTITFLSGRLFSSASTSSFIPPPLPPSAQQREVAEPSTNLFVSGLSKRTTTEKLHEAFAKFGEVAHARVVTDRVTGYSKGFGFVKYATLEDAAKGIEGMDGKFLDGWVIFAEYARPRPPPENNNGFAPYGRRD, from the exons ATGGCTCTCAGATCGGCGGCGGCGTCGGCTCCTCGGAGTTTGAGGAAACTCATTACACGTACCTCAACTCGTACTCTACCGATAATCTCCCAGGCTATTCATGATTGGGAGAAACCGGAGCCCAGCACCATTACTTTCCTTTCTGGCCGCCTGTTCTCCAGCGCTTCTACTTCTAGTTTCATTCCTCCGCCGCTCCCTCCCTCGGCTCAGCAGCGTGAGGTGGCTGAGCCCAGTACTAACCTTTTCGTTTCCG GCCTCAGTAAACGCACTACCACTGAAAAACTTCATGAAGCCTTTGCGAAGTTTGGAGAAGTTGCTCATG CAAGAGTTGTAACTGATCGAGTGACTGGATATTCTAAAGGATTTGGCTTTGTTAAATATGCCACTTTGGAGGATGCTGCTAAAGGCATAGAGGGCATGGATGGCAAG TTCCTGGATGGTTGGGTTATATTTGCTGAGTATGCAAGGCCAAGACCACCTCCTGAGAACAACAATGGTTTTGCCCCATATGGCCGTCGAGATTAA
- the LOC101213794 gene encoding organic cation/carnitine transporter 4, whose product MTLTSTSSQVELQEQYQRPLPTIEPIVESAATERLTIDDMLGKYCGEFGPWQWKNFVLANLGWTLEALHTMIVIFADHQPRWQCIDPTDCNAAATSVCGMKPGSWEWVDGRRSSTVAEWSLICGDKYKVGLAQSMFFIGCMIGSALFGYLSNSALGRKRSLALVSSLNAIFGFLTAASPYYWTYALFRSLTGISTGGNAVCAFVLATEPIGPTKRGAAGMSSFYFFAGGIVILSGMAYTIRPWRELYIASSIPSLVFLLVILPFVSESPRWYLVHGKIDEAMKVMKSIAKCNGKHLPEGVILLLDREAFNKDDQISELKHVEKGNLGTLLRSPLARIRLLLAMAISFVGAVIYYGLSLNVVNLKTNLYLSVLLNAVAETPAFAITAVLLSRVGRKGIGIGTFWFSGVFCFIGSLMRSHGKWKVARMVCGIMGVFGMAGNYNLLFLYLEELFPTVVRNVAMGAAALAIQTGAALAPFVVVLGGGSAFGVFAVCGMLGGILVFFLPETRNKSLYDTMAGLEYGERSCIGD is encoded by the exons ATGACATTGACATCCACATCAAGTCAAGTTGAGCTTCAAGAACAATACCAACGTCCATTGCCTACGATCGAACCCATTGTAGAATCAGCCGCAACAGAGAGGCTTACAATTGACGACATGCTGGGAAAGTACTGCGGTGAGTTTGGGCCATGGCAATGGAAGAACTTTGTGCTGGCCAATTTGGGTTGGACTTTAGAAGCTCTACACACCATGATTGTCATCTTCGCTGATCACCAGCCTCGATGGCAGTGCATCGACCCAACGGACTGCAATGCGGCTGCAACGAGCGTTTGTGGGATGAAACCTGGATCATGGGAATGGGTTGATGGTCGCCGGAGCTCAACGGTGGCAGAGTGGAGTTTGATTTGTGGTGATAAGTATAAAGTTGGGTTGGCTCAGTCCATGTTCTTTATTGGCTGCATGATAG GATCTGCTTTGTTCGGCTACCTCTCAAACTCTGCCTTGGGAAGAAAACGCTCGCTCGCTTTAGTTTCTTCATTAAACGCCATATTTGGGTTCTTAACAGCAGCATCTCCATATTACTGGACCTATGCCCTCTTCCGCTCCTTGACCGGAATCAGCACCGGCGGTAATGCCGTATGTGCCTTCGTACTTGCCACTGAACCCATTGGCCCAACAAAACGTGGGGCAGCTGGAATGTCGTCGTTCTACTTTTTTGCCGGTGGGATTGTCATACTATCAGGAATGGCCTACACCATTCGTCCATGGCGTGAACTCTACATAGCTTCCTCAATTCCCTCTCTTGTCTTCCTCCTCGTCATCCTGCCTTTCGTCTCCGAATCCCCAAGATGGTATCTAGTTCATGGGAAGATTGACGAAGCCATGAAGGTGATGAAGTCCATAGCCAAATGCAATGGCAAGCACCTCCCTGAAGGAGTCATCCTTCTACTGGATCGAGAAGCTTTCAACAAAGATGATCAGATATCGGAGCTCAAACATGTAGAAAAGGGTAACTTAGGAACCTTACTTCGTTCACCGCTTGCAAGAATTCGACTACTGCTAGCAATGGCTATAAGCTTTGTAGGGGCAGTAATATATTACGGTTTAAGCTTAAACGTTGTCAACCTAAAGACAAATCTCTACCTCAGCGTCCTACTCAATGCTGTTGCAGAGACTCCGGCGTTCGCTATAACAGCAGTGCTGTTAAGTAGGGTTGGGAGGAAAGGGATAGGGATAGGAACGTTCTGGTTCAGTGGGGTATTTTGCTTTATTGGGAGCTTGATGAGAAGCCATGGGAAGTGGAAGGTAGCAAGGATGGTGTGTGGGATTATGGGGGTATTTGGGATGGCTGGGAACTACAACTTGTTGTTTTTATACTTGGAGGAGCTGTTTCCGACGGTGGTGAGGAACGTGGCAATGGGTGCAGCCGCCTTGGCAATTCAAACAGGAGCGGCTTTGGCGCCGTTTGTGGTGGTTTTGGGAGGTGGGTCGGCGTTTGGGGTGTTTGCGGTATGTGGAATGTTGGGTGGGATATTGGTATTTTTCCTGCCTGAGACACGCAATAAGTCTCTATATGATACAATGGCTGGATTGGAGTATGGGGAAAGAAGTTGTATTGGTGATTAA